A part of uncultured Fibrobacter sp. genomic DNA contains:
- a CDS encoding Rpn family recombination-promoting nuclease/putative transposase, producing MAKRKPLKDCIVKPGEKSPFANLLVDLAFKKAFDPDKPSSRENLVNLLNDLLEPQLKRPIKNVWTRNVAKNLSGSRESRTAIFDLHCEDDMGNLIEIEVQIRRQDHFLKRLAFYASEIIANQAEPGDDWNYDIKPTYVIAFARHKVFDDNRIVHRAAVTDLETGAQFVDAYNFTTVELSKVPFFIKKKSDDLSKWLFFFRFLNRLKELPAELDEKKFEHLTESSKVSNFSKEEFEVYQKMYHEKWDHNVMVDGVFEEFAKEIDAKVAESVSEKTREMAKAMRDYGDPAEKIAAISGLSIEEIARL from the coding sequence ATGGCCAAGCGCAAGCCGCTTAAGGACTGTATAGTAAAACCGGGTGAGAAAAGCCCGTTTGCAAATTTACTGGTGGATCTCGCTTTCAAGAAGGCCTTCGACCCGGACAAACCTTCAAGCCGTGAAAACCTTGTGAACCTGCTGAACGACCTGCTGGAACCTCAGCTCAAGCGGCCCATCAAGAACGTGTGGACTCGCAACGTGGCGAAAAACCTGAGCGGGAGCAGGGAATCCCGCACGGCGATTTTTGACTTGCATTGCGAAGACGACATGGGCAACCTCATTGAGATAGAGGTGCAAATTCGCAGGCAAGACCACTTCCTGAAAAGGCTAGCTTTCTACGCCAGCGAGATAATCGCGAATCAGGCAGAACCCGGCGATGATTGGAATTACGATATAAAACCCACGTACGTGATTGCATTCGCGCGACATAAGGTGTTTGATGACAACCGGATTGTGCACCGTGCTGCCGTTACCGATCTTGAAACGGGTGCACAATTTGTGGATGCCTACAATTTTACGACTGTTGAACTTTCGAAGGTTCCCTTCTTTATCAAAAAGAAATCCGACGACTTGAGCAAGTGGCTGTTTTTCTTTCGTTTTCTGAACCGGCTTAAGGAACTGCCCGCCGAGTTGGACGAGAAAAAGTTCGAACACTTGACAGAAAGTTCAAAAGTATCTAACTTCAGCAAGGAAGAATTCGAGGTATACCAAAAAATGTATCACGAAAAATGGGACCACAATGTTATGGTCGACGGCGTCTTTGAGGAATTCGCGAAAGAAATTGACGCGAAGGTTGCCGAAAGCGTTTCTGAAAAAACTCGCGAAATGGCGAAGGCCATGCGTGATTACGGGGATCCTGCCGAAAAAATTGCCGCTATATCCGGTCTCTCCATAGAAGAAATCGCCAGACTATAG
- the infC gene encoding translation initiation factor IF-3, whose translation MAIQNPRDRRMPNRQSDGTRINEDIRISPIRLVKEDGEAVIMETSKALQMAKDAGLDLVEVSPNAKPPVCRIINYGKYKFEQLKKAKAAKAKQHVVKLKEIKMHPKTATNDYQYRIKQAGEFLQDGMKVKLIMQFRGREMAHMDYGKRLMEQAKIDLAPYGDLEMDSRVEGNTMLSIYGPKRGAGAAKKQDQAPKPVTEPKAAGEAST comes from the coding sequence TTGGCGATACAAAACCCCCGCGACCGCCGCATGCCGAACAGGCAGAGTGACGGGACCCGTATCAACGAAGATATCCGTATTTCCCCGATCCGTCTCGTGAAGGAAGACGGCGAAGCTGTCATCATGGAGACCAGCAAGGCTCTGCAGATGGCGAAAGACGCCGGACTGGACCTGGTGGAAGTCTCTCCCAACGCCAAGCCTCCTGTATGCCGTATCATCAACTACGGCAAGTACAAGTTCGAGCAGCTGAAGAAGGCCAAGGCCGCCAAGGCCAAGCAGCACGTGGTGAAGCTCAAAGAAATCAAGATGCACCCGAAGACTGCGACCAACGACTACCAGTACCGCATCAAGCAGGCCGGGGAGTTCCTGCAAGATGGCATGAAGGTCAAGCTTATTATGCAGTTCCGTGGGCGCGAGATGGCGCACATGGACTACGGCAAGCGCCTCATGGAACAGGCCAAGATCGACCTCGCTCCGTATGGCGATTTGGAAATGGATTCGCGGGTGGAAGGCAACACGATGCTTTCTATCTACGGTCCGAAACGCGGTGCAGGTGCTGCTAAAAAGCAGGACCAGGCACCAAAGCCCGTAACCGAGCCAAAGGCAGCAGGTGAGGCTTCAACTTAA
- a CDS encoding nuclease-related domain-containing protein, with translation MSFSLTTLLGLILLLALIFFKIKSKAPKKNPKMYHGDGRRKTFRDFEHERHQGSNLHEFGRPYELGGFGVTQAPTRSETFFKPDPKFNDERIVNDPRGIFGEAAMAALVARVCDTDKRKYVLLRNLYVPARTGYTEVDALLLHQSGIYVLESKNLSGEISGDFESERWNQYLNANTEHTFYNPVRQNIGHILSLQRFLKIRREQAHFISIIVFSDRCTLRKVPKNNEFWSIVHCSELQETLLKRISGRKTIYTPKQIEDFYYKLQECTNVSEEIKAKHREYANKRGDLPPRS, from the coding sequence ATGTCCTTTTCGCTAACGACTCTTCTCGGTTTAATCCTGCTGCTCGCTCTTATCTTTTTCAAGATCAAGAGCAAGGCTCCCAAGAAAAACCCGAAGATGTACCATGGCGACGGCCGCCGCAAGACATTCCGCGATTTTGAGCACGAACGGCACCAAGGCAGCAACCTGCACGAATTCGGACGCCCTTACGAACTGGGCGGTTTCGGCGTGACGCAGGCGCCCACCCGCAGCGAAACCTTTTTCAAGCCCGACCCGAAATTCAACGACGAACGCATCGTAAACGACCCGCGAGGCATTTTCGGCGAAGCGGCGATGGCCGCCCTCGTGGCCCGCGTCTGCGACACCGACAAGCGCAAGTACGTACTGCTTCGCAACCTCTACGTGCCGGCACGCACCGGTTACACCGAAGTGGACGCATTGCTGTTACACCAGTCGGGAATCTACGTGCTCGAAAGCAAGAACCTCTCCGGCGAGATTTCCGGAGATTTTGAAAGCGAGCGCTGGAACCAGTACCTGAACGCAAATACCGAACACACGTTCTACAACCCGGTACGGCAAAACATCGGCCACATCCTTTCGCTGCAACGTTTCTTGAAAATCCGCCGCGAGCAAGCGCACTTTATCTCGATCATCGTATTCAGCGATCGCTGCACACTCCGCAAGGTTCCCAAGAACAACGAATTCTGGAGCATCGTCCATTGCAGCGAACTCCAAGAAACCCTGCTCAAGCGCATATCGGGCCGCAAGACGATTTACACTCCGAAGCAAATCGAAGACTTTTACTACAAACTCCAAGAATGCACAAATGTCAGCGAAGAAATCAAAGCAAAGCATCGCGAGTACGCCAATAAGAGAGGAGATCTACCCCCTAGATCCTAG
- a CDS encoding class I SAM-dependent RNA methyltransferase: MLFEQAIAHQIPNYTREADSAHGESLAMLDYKDELHVKDLAIQEFWDVNRLAGNPQKVIASPLSRGYRTTSKRRVFMEPGNLQFDRQESMLEPEEHNKIYDFLFEKLISPAYKPLAYALNWIIIRGTYKYRIVIFNIKKIDASIVRKLKLISDALKDSPFHVTAAHAYVDTTESAYYLEAKRPADGLNFKQLYGPRELSLNLGKFSLKYPVTGFSQINESQIHNLIKAASRMLSLTKEDHFLDLYCGYGLFSFALGEAAKSVLGVEWEGLSIESAKASAKYLKKNYRFVAGKIDEDFVQTRLPRPIPNEPEKILLDPPRKGCEPGVIHALAMRKPVRVAHVFCGTDEIPASLKEWERYGYRVREVQPLDLFPGTPHLETIVMLEKK, translated from the coding sequence ATGCTCTTCGAACAAGCCATCGCACACCAGATTCCGAACTACACCCGCGAAGCCGATTCCGCCCACGGCGAATCGCTCGCCATGCTCGACTACAAGGACGAGCTCCACGTCAAAGACCTCGCCATCCAGGAATTCTGGGACGTGAACCGCCTCGCGGGCAACCCGCAGAAAGTAATCGCAAGCCCGCTCTCCCGCGGGTACCGCACCACGAGCAAGCGCCGCGTGTTCATGGAGCCGGGCAACCTCCAGTTCGACCGCCAGGAATCGATGCTCGAACCCGAAGAGCACAACAAGATTTACGATTTCCTTTTTGAAAAATTGATTTCGCCTGCGTACAAGCCGCTCGCCTACGCGCTCAACTGGATTATCATCCGCGGCACGTACAAGTACCGCATCGTCATTTTCAACATCAAGAAGATTGACGCGAGCATCGTGCGCAAGCTCAAGTTGATTTCGGACGCGCTGAAGGATTCCCCCTTCCACGTGACGGCGGCGCATGCCTACGTGGACACCACCGAATCCGCGTACTACCTGGAAGCGAAGCGCCCGGCAGACGGTCTCAACTTCAAACAGCTCTACGGCCCGCGCGAACTGAGCCTCAACCTCGGGAAATTCAGCCTCAAGTACCCCGTCACGGGATTCAGCCAGATTAACGAGAGCCAGATCCACAACCTCATCAAGGCGGCAAGCCGCATGCTTTCGCTCACCAAGGAAGACCATTTCCTGGATTTGTACTGCGGTTACGGCCTCTTCAGTTTTGCACTCGGCGAAGCGGCCAAGTCCGTACTCGGCGTGGAATGGGAAGGCCTCTCCATCGAAAGCGCGAAGGCGTCGGCCAAGTACCTCAAGAAAAACTACCGCTTTGTCGCAGGCAAGATCGACGAGGACTTTGTCCAAACCAGGCTCCCGCGCCCCATCCCGAACGAACCGGAAAAAATCCTGCTGGACCCGCCGCGCAAGGGCTGCGAACCCGGCGTGATTCATGCGCTCGCCATGCGCAAACCCGTCCGCGTGGCCCACGTGTTCTGCGGCACCGACGAGATTCCCGCCTCGCTCAAGGAATGGGAACGCTACGGCTACCGCGTGCGCGAAGTGCAGCCGCTCGACCTGTTCCCAGGAACCCCGCACCTCGAAACCATCGTGATGCTGGAGAAAAAGTAG
- a CDS encoding pitrilysin family protein yields MKQIVKKTVLDNGITILTDYMPHAYSAAIGAWVPRGSRHEAKDEFGLSHFYEHLVFKGTENRSALEIARAIEDHGGNLEAYTTRQETGFYAQIERSHLPTAVDVIADMLMHPRMDKKEMEKERRVIIEEIHSYDDIPEEIVGDVFNAIHFKGCGIAHSITGNIKQVKALTHKQMLKYREQVISEIPLLICASGKVDHEELVKLCTEKFAQKKTISAAPADTYKAHNSVKVVQKQDIAQSNLFWGLSFDRSMMDDRARCALSLFNVAMGAGMASRLFQRIREDKGLAYSVYSTADIYCDCVDWGVSLATDPHQLKTALDLSLVETRNFLKHGFKKGEFERTKANILGSMYLGADSPEKRVIRMAEQTLHLGEFRTMEQSEKTILSMTEDEVVATTSNLFKAAKFSAAVIEPAGRKKTELSTDFF; encoded by the coding sequence ATGAAGCAAATTGTTAAAAAGACTGTTCTCGATAACGGAATTACAATTCTCACAGACTACATGCCTCACGCCTATTCCGCCGCCATCGGCGCATGGGTGCCGCGCGGAAGCCGCCACGAAGCAAAAGATGAATTTGGACTGAGCCACTTTTACGAGCACCTCGTGTTCAAGGGAACCGAGAACCGCTCCGCACTTGAAATCGCCCGAGCCATCGAAGACCACGGCGGAAATCTCGAAGCATACACCACCCGCCAAGAGACTGGCTTTTACGCACAAATTGAACGCAGCCACCTTCCCACCGCTGTTGACGTCATCGCCGACATGCTCATGCACCCGCGCATGGACAAGAAGGAAATGGAAAAGGAACGCCGCGTCATCATCGAGGAAATCCACAGCTACGACGACATTCCCGAAGAAATCGTGGGCGACGTATTCAACGCCATTCACTTCAAGGGCTGCGGCATCGCACATTCCATCACGGGCAATATCAAGCAGGTCAAGGCCCTCACGCACAAGCAGATGCTCAAGTACAGGGAACAGGTGATTAGCGAAATTCCGTTACTTATCTGCGCCTCGGGCAAGGTAGACCACGAAGAACTTGTTAAACTTTGTACTGAAAAATTCGCACAAAAGAAAACAATCAGTGCAGCACCGGCAGACACCTACAAGGCGCACAACAGCGTGAAGGTCGTGCAAAAGCAAGACATCGCACAGTCCAACCTCTTCTGGGGGTTGAGTTTTGACCGCAGCATGATGGACGACCGTGCCCGCTGCGCGCTCTCGCTTTTCAACGTGGCAATGGGAGCAGGCATGGCAAGCCGCCTGTTCCAGCGAATCCGCGAAGACAAGGGTCTCGCCTACTCCGTGTATTCCACCGCCGACATCTACTGCGACTGCGTGGACTGGGGAGTGTCGTTGGCCACCGATCCGCACCAGCTCAAGACTGCGCTTGACCTCTCGCTCGTGGAGACCCGCAACTTTTTGAAGCACGGATTCAAGAAGGGAGAATTCGAGCGCACCAAGGCGAACATCCTGGGCAGCATGTACCTCGGCGCCGACAGTCCCGAAAAGCGCGTCATCCGCATGGCCGAGCAGACGCTCCATCTCGGCGAATTCCGCACCATGGAACAATCCGAGAAGACCATCCTCTCCATGACCGAAGACGAAGTCGTCGCGACAACGAGCAACCTGTTCAAGGCCGCGAAGTTCTCCGCCGCCGTCATCGAGCCGGCCGGCCGCAAGAAGACAGAACTGTCCACGGACTTTTTCTAA
- the rpmI gene encoding 50S ribosomal protein L35, translating to MPKMKTHSGAKKRFRVTGSGHVKFKRAGMRHILAKMTTKRKRTLRKGALVKKVDMFHVKRLLVQA from the coding sequence ATGCCTAAGATGAAAACACATAGCGGTGCTAAGAAGCGCTTCCGCGTGACGGGTTCCGGCCACGTCAAGTTCAAGCGCGCTGGTATGCGCCACATTCTTGCCAAGATGACCACCAAGCGTAAGCGTACCCTCCGTAAGGGTGCCCTCGTCAAGAAGGTCGACATGTTCCACGTCAAGCGTCTGCTTGTCCAAGCATAA
- the rplT gene encoding 50S ribosomal protein L20: MPRAKTRVPSRERRKKILKAAKGFYGRRKSNLRLAIDAVAHAGQYAYAHRRDKKGDFRSLWIVRLNAAVREFGISYSQFIYKLSKAGIKMNRKVLADMAVADPEAFAKVVEVVKAA; the protein is encoded by the coding sequence ATGCCACGCGCTAAAACCAGAGTTCCTTCCCGCGAACGCCGCAAAAAAATCCTCAAGGCCGCCAAGGGTTTCTATGGCCGTCGCAAGTCGAACCTTCGCCTTGCCATTGACGCCGTTGCCCACGCCGGTCAGTATGCCTACGCTCACCGCCGCGACAAGAAGGGTGACTTCCGCTCTCTGTGGATTGTCCGCCTCAATGCCGCTGTTCGTGAATTCGGCATCAGCTACAGCCAGTTCATTTACAAGCTCTCCAAGGCTGGTATCAAGATGAACCGCAAGGTTCTCGCCGATATGGCCGTCGCCGACCCCGAGGCTTTCGCCAAGGTCGTGGAAGTTGTGAAGGCTGCCTAA
- a CDS encoding TIGR02171 family protein, with amino-acid sequence MRFFPKSFLLFSAAFLMASCFFDENSGGLSPSSDVILENDQIPGMVHVRASGKGIFLGTNEPTAKVDERPQTRVEFTYDYSISRHEVICADFNGVMKDVSGLQLECAQDSLPVSNVTFFDAVLYANALSRKMGLDSAYAYTAVELDAGKHCMDLKDFAFMPAAGGFRLPTEAEWVFAAEQAWNPDLGWNFVNSGLAPHKVCTSGENTQYLCDMAGNMLEWVNDVRALYNGDSLKNFVGGVFNSNSAAGIVKGGSFRKAPNEMHLYKRGDDYPIFYSSRADYVGFRLVYGAIPNAVYLSEGGNVSLTPIVALVNDAEIRNLTESYKVKLAFRNEETGNLVYISYASKEAKVVEIQDTIDVYHPEISPDGHRVAFCTAAEGEAGPSSVYVRDLDDLGNNLVKLDVPGGAAIPRWRVKPNGDTVIVYVTSPYNNDGDQFLQESTWEVPFVNRKFGTPRKLFDGAYHGGVSDDDQLAVSGSPRLRAREATFNGTFIVENHDIWYNREQACNVSLSKDGTKRTLFLDFGGSVGRSFVGTDYKVHEELLIVDSTGNLIQAVPTLAGFRFDHSEWAGGILKDSASNLVVVSLTNISEAHEYIALVDLKDNSVHPLVQGGDLWHPCLWVRQENASHPKPVVDKDSAGAYFEYDASNPLIFSSVELAMHMKSFWKYCDKVEAVAFGSSMILNAVIETTTESFFLMNMGTSLSDVHLAEYLLKNYFLPYAPNLKVVVLELTPGLLFRFFEESAGWLINHSPGLMYDLNHLSKETKQEIADFSLDQEYPKDLFAQQYLPNTFLLPPAGWLAPNISVNVSEMHADMQNVQSSLDAIKSIKRMADSCGLALVAAITPRNPAYRETEAFDIFGPKWDVAHELIQAVADMGILIFDENKDGLHDYTEEMAANEYHVSYLGAAQFTERLDSLLKTLPIPR; translated from the coding sequence TGCTTTTTTGATGGCATCGTGTTTTTTCGATGAGAATTCTGGCGGATTATCTCCTAGTTCTGATGTAATATTGGAAAACGATCAAATTCCTGGTATGGTTCATGTCCGTGCCAGTGGTAAGGGCATTTTTTTAGGGACAAATGAACCTACTGCAAAAGTAGATGAACGCCCACAGACTCGTGTCGAATTTACTTATGATTATTCCATTTCTCGCCATGAAGTTATTTGTGCCGATTTTAACGGTGTAATGAAGGATGTTTCTGGATTGCAGTTGGAATGTGCTCAGGATTCCTTGCCCGTTTCGAATGTGACGTTCTTTGATGCCGTTCTTTATGCGAATGCTCTAAGTAGAAAGATGGGGCTAGATTCTGCTTATGCTTATACGGCGGTAGAATTGGATGCCGGAAAACATTGCATGGATTTGAAGGACTTTGCATTTATGCCCGCAGCGGGCGGCTTTCGGTTGCCGACAGAGGCAGAATGGGTCTTTGCTGCGGAACAGGCCTGGAATCCTGACCTTGGTTGGAATTTTGTGAATTCGGGCCTAGCGCCTCACAAGGTATGTACATCCGGTGAAAATACGCAGTACCTTTGCGACATGGCGGGGAACATGCTGGAGTGGGTAAATGATGTCCGTGCTTTGTATAACGGTGATTCCTTGAAGAATTTTGTTGGAGGTGTATTCAATAGCAATTCTGCTGCGGGAATTGTCAAGGGCGGGAGTTTCCGTAAAGCCCCTAACGAAATGCACTTGTACAAAAGAGGGGATGATTATCCGATTTTTTATTCAAGTAGGGCAGATTATGTTGGCTTCCGCCTAGTGTATGGTGCGATTCCTAACGCAGTGTATCTTTCTGAAGGTGGTAATGTTTCGCTGACTCCGATAGTCGCCTTGGTTAATGACGCCGAGATAAGGAATCTGACGGAATCCTATAAAGTCAAGTTGGCCTTTAGAAACGAGGAAACGGGTAACCTTGTCTATATAAGTTATGCTTCGAAAGAGGCCAAGGTGGTTGAAATTCAAGATACCATTGATGTTTACCATCCAGAAATTTCTCCCGACGGGCATCGAGTCGCATTCTGTACGGCTGCAGAAGGCGAGGCTGGTCCATCGTCTGTTTACGTTCGTGATTTGGATGATCTTGGGAACAACTTGGTTAAGTTGGATGTGCCGGGAGGTGCTGCTATCCCCAGGTGGAGAGTGAAGCCAAATGGAGACACGGTCATTGTCTATGTGACATCGCCCTATAATAACGATGGCGACCAGTTCTTGCAGGAAAGTACTTGGGAGGTCCCGTTTGTCAATCGTAAATTTGGAACCCCTAGAAAACTTTTTGATGGGGCGTATCATGGAGGTGTTTCAGATGACGACCAATTGGCTGTTTCGGGCTCGCCGAGACTCCGTGCTCGTGAAGCGACTTTCAATGGAACATTTATTGTAGAGAATCATGATATTTGGTATAACAGAGAACAGGCGTGCAATGTATCTTTGTCGAAGGATGGAACCAAACGGACGTTGTTCTTGGATTTTGGCGGAAGCGTTGGCCGGAGCTTTGTTGGAACCGATTATAAGGTACACGAAGAACTGTTGATTGTTGATAGCACGGGCAATCTAATCCAAGCTGTTCCGACCCTTGCAGGATTCCGTTTTGATCATAGCGAATGGGCCGGTGGCATATTGAAGGATTCTGCCAGCAACCTGGTTGTCGTTTCGCTGACCAATATCAGCGAGGCCCATGAATACATTGCGTTAGTGGACTTGAAGGACAATAGCGTCCATCCCCTTGTTCAGGGGGGCGACCTTTGGCATCCGTGTCTGTGGGTGCGCCAAGAAAACGCCAGCCATCCGAAGCCGGTTGTTGACAAGGACAGTGCCGGAGCCTATTTCGAGTACGATGCGTCGAATCCGCTGATATTCTCTTCGGTAGAATTGGCGATGCACATGAAGTCGTTTTGGAAGTACTGTGATAAAGTCGAGGCTGTTGCGTTTGGAAGTTCCATGATTTTGAATGCCGTTATTGAAACGACTACGGAATCCTTCTTCCTTATGAACATGGGAACGTCATTAAGCGATGTTCATCTTGCGGAATATTTGCTGAAAAACTATTTCTTGCCGTACGCCCCTAACCTTAAGGTTGTTGTTTTGGAACTCACGCCAGGCTTGCTTTTCAGATTTTTTGAAGAAAGTGCTGGCTGGCTAATTAACCACTCGCCGGGACTCATGTACGATTTGAATCATTTGTCCAAAGAAACAAAGCAGGAAATTGCCGATTTCAGTTTGGATCAGGAATATCCAAAAGATTTGTTTGCTCAGCAATATCTCCCAAATACGTTCCTGTTGCCGCCAGCGGGTTGGTTAGCGCCCAATATATCCGTGAACGTGTCGGAGATGCATGCTGATATGCAGAATGTCCAAAGCAGTTTGGATGCTATCAAATCTATAAAACGGATGGCTGATTCTTGTGGCCTTGCCCTTGTTGCTGCGATAACTCCGCGTAACCCGGCATACCGCGAAACGGAGGCCTTTGATATTTTTGGGCCTAAATGGGATGTTGCCCATGAATTGATACAGGCTGTTGCCGATATGGGAATTCTGATTTTTGACGAGAACAAAGATGGCTTACATGATTACACAGAAGAAATGGCCGCCAACGAGTATCATGTGAGTTACCTTGGAGCAGCGCAGTTCACTGAACGGCTGGATTCCCTGCTGAAGACCTTGCCGATCCCCCGCTAG
- a CDS encoding DEAD/DEAH box helicase, producing the protein MTKNTEERIPEESIDPKSKIAREANAFLDAIAGGADEDEADEAAFLALNPNGVVVDEEGDVLKKGAKSAIEVGEKVEFEEGEVEQPEITEATDGSASSPSLNAEDEEPAEESDSDDDLGDEALVTFEDLGLADEVLEAIKALNYETPSPIQAKAIPALLQGANLLGTAQTGTGKTAAFSLPLLSRLSFNGHETSMLVLTPTRELAIQVAEAIQQYAVKMPKVHVVPVYGGQDIAVQLRALKRQANIVVATPGRLIDHIKRGSIVLSGVKAIVLDEADEMLDMGFMEDVETILKEIPNDAQRALFSATMPKEVKKIIDQHLGEYEEARIEGKTTTVENIRQRYLLVKNEHKLEALARVLEGEDFDGVLIFVRTKQNTTELAEKLESRGFNVAPLNGDLAQSMRERTINRLKMGKLDIVVATDVAARGIDVDRITHVVNYDIPFDTESYVHRIGRTGRAGRSGNAILFITPREKRMLKIIEKATRQPIEAMETPTADVISAKRVNAFKEKIKSVLSYGELDKFKELVQSMVNEGSALQPAQEPESTTEASKVTEPAEVTEQRTTEPLTAIDIAAAVIKVWQKKQPLFPELKPLDTPRERGGRDRGDRGDNFGLDREEKSRLRKERKEGTNGVEEGYLRYYLGVGRKDHVTPKDIVGAIAGEGNISSSNIGRIKLFDKFSTVELPETMPQEVLDILSGMTIRGNEARFRLMTDEPPSGPAPGTRPRASRSFHRDGERRGRKFDGDKPFENRKARREKAFGDRKFHKDHDERSFGDKPFRKTRRFGRV; encoded by the coding sequence ATGACGAAGAATACCGAAGAACGTATTCCTGAAGAATCTATTGACCCCAAATCCAAAATCGCTCGCGAGGCCAACGCCTTTCTGGACGCAATTGCCGGCGGTGCCGACGAGGACGAGGCTGACGAAGCCGCCTTCCTCGCGCTGAACCCGAACGGTGTCGTCGTGGACGAAGAAGGCGACGTGCTCAAGAAAGGGGCAAAATCCGCCATCGAAGTCGGCGAAAAGGTCGAATTCGAAGAAGGCGAGGTCGAACAGCCCGAAATTACCGAAGCGACAGATGGTTCGGCAAGCTCACCATCCTTAAACGCCGAAGACGAAGAACCGGCTGAAGAATCCGATTCTGACGACGATCTGGGCGACGAAGCCCTCGTAACTTTCGAAGACCTCGGACTTGCGGACGAAGTTCTTGAAGCCATCAAGGCCCTGAACTACGAGACTCCCTCCCCCATCCAGGCGAAGGCGATCCCGGCACTTTTGCAGGGAGCAAACCTGCTCGGCACGGCACAGACCGGCACCGGAAAGACAGCAGCATTCTCGCTCCCGCTGCTTTCGAGGCTCAGTTTCAACGGGCACGAGACCTCGATGCTCGTACTCACCCCGACCCGCGAACTCGCTATCCAGGTGGCCGAAGCGATCCAGCAGTACGCGGTCAAGATGCCGAAGGTCCACGTGGTCCCCGTCTACGGTGGGCAGGATATCGCCGTGCAGCTCCGCGCCCTCAAGCGCCAGGCGAACATCGTGGTCGCCACCCCGGGCCGCCTCATTGACCATATCAAGCGCGGTTCCATCGTGCTTTCGGGCGTGAAGGCCATCGTGCTCGACGAAGCCGACGAAATGCTCGACATGGGATTCATGGAAGACGTGGAGACCATCCTCAAGGAAATCCCCAACGATGCCCAGCGCGCGCTTTTCAGCGCCACCATGCCCAAGGAAGTCAAGAAGATTATCGACCAGCACCTGGGCGAATACGAAGAAGCCCGCATCGAAGGCAAGACGACCACTGTCGAGAACATCCGACAGCGCTACCTGCTGGTGAAAAACGAGCACAAGCTCGAAGCGCTCGCCCGCGTGCTCGAAGGCGAAGACTTTGACGGCGTGCTGATTTTCGTGCGCACCAAGCAGAACACCACCGAACTTGCCGAAAAGCTCGAAAGCCGCGGCTTCAACGTGGCCCCGCTGAACGGCGACCTCGCCCAGTCCATGCGCGAACGCACCATCAACCGCCTCAAGATGGGCAAGCTTGATATCGTTGTCGCGACTGACGTGGCCGCCCGCGGTATCGACGTGGACCGCATCACGCACGTGGTGAACTACGATATTCCTTTCGACACTGAATCTTACGTGCACCGCATCGGACGCACGGGCCGCGCAGGCCGCAGCGGAAACGCCATTCTCTTCATCACGCCACGCGAAAAGAGAATGCTCAAGATTATCGAGAAGGCGACTCGCCAGCCTATCGAAGCGATGGAAACGCCCACGGCCGACGTCATCAGCGCCAAGCGCGTCAATGCGTTCAAGGAAAAGATCAAGAGCGTCCTCAGCTACGGTGAACTCGACAAGTTCAAGGAACTCGTGCAGAGCATGGTCAATGAAGGCTCGGCTCTTCAACCAGCTCAGGAACCTGAGTCTACAACCGAAGCAAGCAAGGTCACTGAGCCTGCCGAAGTGACCGAACAACGCACCACAGAGCCATTGACCGCCATCGACATCGCCGCCGCCGTCATCAAGGTGTGGCAAAAGAAGCAGCCGCTCTTCCCGGAACTCAAGCCGCTCGACACCCCGCGCGAACGCGGTGGCCGCGATAGAGGCGACAGGGGCGACAACTTCGGGCTCGACCGCGAAGAAAAGAGCCGTCTCCGCAAGGAACGTAAAGAAGGCACCAACGGTGTCGAAGAAGGCTACCTGCGCTATTACCTGGGCGTCGGCCGCAAAGATCACGTGACCCCCAAGGACATCGTGGGCGCCATCGCCGGCGAAGGCAACATCAGCAGTTCCAACATCGGGCGCATCAAGCTGTTCGACAAGTTCAGCACCGTGGAACTCCCCGAGACCATGCCGCAGGAAGTCCTCGACATTCTGTCGGGAATGACCATCCGCGGGAACGAAGCCCGCTTCCGCCTGATGACCGACGAGCCGCCCAGCGGCCCCGCGCCGGGCACAAGGCCCCGCGCCAGCCGCAGTTTCCACCGCGACGGTGAACGCCGTGGCCGTAAGTTCGACGGGGACAAGCCTTTCGAAAACCGCAAGGCCCGCCGCGAAAAGGCGTTCGGCGACCGCAAATTCCACAAGGACCACGACGAGCGCAGCTTCGGCGACAAGCCCTTCCGCAAGACGCGCCGCTTCGGCAGAGTGTAA